A single Rattus norvegicus strain BN/NHsdMcwi chromosome 5, GRCr8, whole genome shotgun sequence DNA region contains:
- the Aunip gene encoding aurora kinase A- and ninein-interacting protein isoform X1, translated as MSWAHRVGLRCLQESLLLIIEMGSGIFLPQTHLLKLGTKMLTLLPGERKPSIPFTQRRATRQTSITSFVTSQPGMANGGNQKNASSLKENQINRECKSRSQLDCLDQGLEDDCLVSPLATSTPADIREAGHSPQSSQISGCQSLETTSLTMMSFPQPVVLMGTGESKAPLASSFTQFLERSCLLDQREAKRKREGLCGSKTDCPGMGSHIRPPGGKCHQPLDKAKVEKRATAKENRQAPVHLQTYRFGSHSGKKTLLVTKSPCPLSVFSWDIDRKDRDSWSQLFTEDSQGHQVIAHSTKMPFQDVTNARNQGSGQFPDSPQAQGQDGPTLLHLQPHLLFTQDSEGNRVIRH; from the exons ATGAGTTGGGCCCACAGGGTGGGACTACGATGCCTCCAAGAATCACTGCTGTTAATAATAGAGATGGGTTCTGGTATTTTTCTCCCTCAGACACATTTACTCAAACTAGGCACCAAAATGCTGACGTTGCTTCCTGGAGAGAGGAAACCTAGTATTCCTTTTACTCAAAGAAGAGCCACCCGGCAGACCAGCATCACCTCCTTTGTCACCTCACAGCCAG GAATGGCAAATGGTGGTAACCAGAAGAACGCGTCCTCTCTCAAAGAAAATCAGATCAACAGAGAATGCAAGTCTAGAAGCCAGCTAGACTGTTTGGACCAGGGATTAGAAGATGATTGCTTGGTGTCCCCTTTGGCCACTTCAACTCCTGCAGACATCCGGGAAGCTGGACATTCTCCTCAGTCTTCCCAGATTTCAGGCTGCCAGAGTTTGGAAACAACATCTTTGACTATGATGTCTTTTCCCCAGCCAGTTGTCCTGATGGGCACCGGAGAAAGTAAAGCCcccttggcttcttcctttacCCAGTTCTTAGAACGTTCTTGTTTGCTGGATCAAAGAGAGGccaagaggaaaagggaaggactTTGTGGATCTAAGACGGACTGTCCAGGGATGGGAAGCCACATCAGACCACCTGGGGGTAAATGCCATCAGCCCTTGGACAAAGCCAAAGTGGAGAAAAGGGCGACTGCCAAGGAGAACAGGCAGGCCCCTGTGCATCTTCAGACATACAGGTTTGGATCCCACAGTGGGAAAAAAACATTACTGGTGACAAAAAGCCCTTGTCCTCTTTCTGTATTTTCCTGGGACATTGACAGGAAAGACAGGGACTCCTGGAGTCAGCTTTTCACTGAAGATTCCCAAGGCCATCAGGTCATTGCCCACAGCACTAAAATGCCTTTCCAAGATGTAACCAATGCTAGGAATCAAGGCTCAGGGCAGTTTCCCGACAGCCCTCAGGCCCAGGGCCAAGATGGGCCTACTCTGTTACATCTGCAGCCACACCTGCTCTTTACCCAGGACTCTGAAGGTAATCGGGTTATCAGGCACTAG
- the Aunip gene encoding aurora kinase A- and ninein-interacting protein encodes MSRRGPEEEACGVWLDAAALKRQKMQTHLLKLGTKMLTLLPGERKPSIPFTQRRATRQTSITSFVTSQPGMANGGNQKNASSLKENQINRECKSRSQLDCLDQGLEDDCLVSPLATSTPADIREAGHSPQSSQISGCQSLETTSLTMMSFPQPVVLMGTGESKAPLASSFTQFLERSCLLDQREAKRKREGLCGSKTDCPGMGSHIRPPGGKCHQPLDKAKVEKRATAKENRQAPVHLQTYRFGSHSGKKTLLVTKSPCPLSVFSWDIDRKDRDSWSQLFTEDSQGHQVIAHSTKMPFQDVTNARNQGSGQFPDSPQAQGQDGPTLLHLQPHLLFTQDSEGNRVIRH; translated from the exons ACACATTTACTCAAACTAGGCACCAAAATGCTGACGTTGCTTCCTGGAGAGAGGAAACCTAGTATTCCTTTTACTCAAAGAAGAGCCACCCGGCAGACCAGCATCACCTCCTTTGTCACCTCACAGCCAG GAATGGCAAATGGTGGTAACCAGAAGAACGCGTCCTCTCTCAAAGAAAATCAGATCAACAGAGAATGCAAGTCTAGAAGCCAGCTAGACTGTTTGGACCAGGGATTAGAAGATGATTGCTTGGTGTCCCCTTTGGCCACTTCAACTCCTGCAGACATCCGGGAAGCTGGACATTCTCCTCAGTCTTCCCAGATTTCAGGCTGCCAGAGTTTGGAAACAACATCTTTGACTATGATGTCTTTTCCCCAGCCAGTTGTCCTGATGGGCACCGGAGAAAGTAAAGCCcccttggcttcttcctttacCCAGTTCTTAGAACGTTCTTGTTTGCTGGATCAAAGAGAGGccaagaggaaaagggaaggactTTGTGGATCTAAGACGGACTGTCCAGGGATGGGAAGCCACATCAGACCACCTGGGGGTAAATGCCATCAGCCCTTGGACAAAGCCAAAGTGGAGAAAAGGGCGACTGCCAAGGAGAACAGGCAGGCCCCTGTGCATCTTCAGACATACAGGTTTGGATCCCACAGTGGGAAAAAAACATTACTGGTGACAAAAAGCCCTTGTCCTCTTTCTGTATTTTCCTGGGACATTGACAGGAAAGACAGGGACTCCTGGAGTCAGCTTTTCACTGAAGATTCCCAAGGCCATCAGGTCATTGCCCACAGCACTAAAATGCCTTTCCAAGATGTAACCAATGCTAGGAATCAAGGCTCAGGGCAGTTTCCCGACAGCCCTCAGGCCCAGGGCCAAGATGGGCCTACTCTGTTACATCTGCAGCCACACCTGCTCTTTACCCAGGACTCTGAAGGTAATCGGGTTATCAGGCACTAG